The sequence tacTCTGTTGGCTGTTTAAAATTGTTAATGAATGAGCTAGTGgacgtgtaagtgtgtgtgggttACCCTGTGATGACCTGGCGCCATGTCCATGGTATATTCCTGCTTCGCATCTgtttcagggcagttgtagcctagtgtttaaggtactggactagtaatcaaaaggttgccggatcaagccccacctctgccaggttgccactgttgggcccttaaccctcaattgcttaaattgtgtactgtcacaaaactgtaagtcgctctgctaaatgccgaaaatgtaaacgtaaaatgTTTCATTAGGAGCCAATTCTACCGCGACCATGACCAACTGGGtagcagaaataaatgaatttttgaTTTTCCAGGGTGCATAATAGACACTGCATTTTTGAATGGATAGTTTCCTGCCGAATCAACTATGtttttaacaaaaacaatacattaGTTTAGAGTTAGAATAGAAATTGAATAAGAAATTATTTATGTCAACAAACACGAGGGGAAATTTAATACCACCAAAAAGCAAGTGGCAGGATGGAAATCCCAGTATTCtagaaagttattattattattatttataaggattttagtgtcatgttttacacattttggttacactcatgacagaaacagtagttactcgttacacaagaatcttcagttcacaagtttaatgtcaaacacagtcatggacaattttgtatctccaattcacctcacttgcatgtctttggactgtgggaggaaaccggagctcacgtaggaaacccacacagacacggggagaacatgcaaactccacatagaaaggacccggaccgccccgcctggggagcgaacccaggaccttcttgctgcgaggggacagtgctactgAGATTGTAGAAAGTAGAATGGTGAAGCAATGTGTGCTGGCGTGAACtgtcagtgtgtgtggtgtgacaGTGAGTCGACTCAGGTTTATTTACATTCTGTCACAATCAGCCTGCACCCGACATGCTGGTTTTGCAGGATCTGCTTTTTGTTTATGTTGACATGAGCCAGCATAATTGGCCAGACAGCGTGACTGTTGTCGTATACGGGTTAGTCGTCGGCAGAGTTTAAACGAGCACAAAGTTGATGTAAAGAGCGATCGTGGTAGAAAGCGGGTGAACTTTGGTTAAACTTCATGTACAGAGAAGTGTCGGGTTTATTTGAAGGTAATGGTGGCTAGTGTACAGCCATAGGGAAGAGCACTAGGGGCTGTTGAGCGGTGCAGATGTGCTAAAGTGAGCGCTGGAGTGTTATGCAACATGAAGCTTTCTATACAGCGTGTATGTTTAGTATCGGCGGCTGTGTGGACGGTACCTGGCGCGGCGGGCGCTGCAGTTTCTCGAGGTGCCGCCGGAGAGTTTATGTCGCTTGCGTTCTCGTCCAGCTCCCCATCGTCCTCTTCTTCTTCATCAAAATCTCCTCCCTCGGAATTAACCACCATGCCCTCGTCTTCCTCACAAGAACGGAGAGGAGAGGACATGATAATCCTGTCAGCGACCCCGGTGTCAAGATCAAAAAGTGGATTCTTTGCGAATTATGATATGGATATTAATATTCAAATCGGCACACATGCACAGAAAAGTGGGGGGCGTTTTGGAATATTTTACACTACAAGGCAGGGAAACAAAGATGGCCGcccttatatttattttttaacaaccCCCCCAATAAGAAAAATCCCCTTACATAAAAAATGGCTGACTATATTATTTCAGAACGCCCCccctcctctctctctttctctctctctgtctttctctctttccAGTCTCCCCTCCCTTCTCAAAAACATTCACATTGTTCCAGCTAAAAGGGACTGTTACTGTTACGTTATACAGTTGTAGTTACAGCTTTAATTAAATTCACCTTGCACTCAGACTTGTGTGCTGCTCACCTCCAGTATACTCAGCTGTCAGTAAGTGAACAGAGGTGCTCCACTGTTTCTGCACTGCAGataactcatacacacacaaacactgagcCAACATGGCTACCTTCATATTCTTAAAGGCCCCCACCGATGTATAAAACTATTTTAGAGCGTCAGTCTGCGCGCTATGGGGGCCGTGTGACTGGAGGCAGCCCGAAAACAGGGTGCAGGGGAGCTGTGCCGCCACTATGCCAACTTTTAACATCAGTGCTGCTTAAAAACGAACCGATAAATACATTCAGAACAATTCAGTTATCAGAGAAGTTTAGACAGAGCAGAACATAAACATGTAAATGACGCCTGCTGTTATTGCAGCTTGTGCAGACATACAGAACGCAGTCAAAAGGTTTGAGGCAGAGAACATTCTAGATACTGTTATTGTCATGTTttccacactttggttacattcatgacagaagcagtagttactcattacacaagattcatcagttcacaagtttcaatgtcaaacacagtcatggacaatttagtgtctccaattcacctcacgtgcatgtctttggactgtgggaggaaaccgaagctcccggaggaaacccacgcagacacggggagaacatgcaaactccacacagaaaggacctggatcgctccacctgggaatcgaacccaggaccttcttgctgtgaggcgactgctaCCCACCGAGATACTGTTAATCCTACACAAAATACACAGATCTCTAATTATATGTTTAACGTACATTAATAACAGTACAATGAACTCAACCTTAAATAATTCCAATCAGCATCACAATGACTTCAAGTCTACACTTAAAACATCCTGGCTATCCCACCGTTTAATCATAGTGTgccacacactcatcacacgcCTACTAGCACCTAAGGAccgtttataatatttatttatatcgcatatttaaaaccaaagtgctttacaataaAAGGCAAAAATATTTCCACCTTTCGGTGACCGCTTCAGTTTAAATCGGGGCTCCTAAACTTAGTCATGTCAGATCCCACCTGTTAGTGCAGGGCTGTGGTGATGTAAAtctcgcttgactgtggacagtgtcaacTGTCTTCCAGCAACTTCTTATATTTAGCAGACCTGGTTCATGTACTTTGTAACTGGTGCACTTAATTACTAATAATCACTAATAAACTCAATCTCTAACAAATGTCAGTATCTTCacaaccaaataaaaaaattaagttgctgtatgtatatttatttgagCTTGTTTCATCATAGTTTCAAAAGTATGttgaatatttttgttaaaCTAATTCTTAAATTTCGTAAATACATACTTTTCAAtacatgtttatttacaaaagtcCCTTTTAGTAATAACATGTTTTGTGTAATTAAATCATTTTGTACACTAATATGCGTTAACATAAcccataataattttttttataatttgatAAATATGGCATGACCAACAATTAAAAGGTTATGTGATGGGATTATACAAGGAttatacactatacagccaaacaTATGTcactataagcttgttggacatcccattccaaaaccataagcTTTTATATGGAGTACCCAAAAGATGTTAATTGTATATGATTTCATgtatgcctatttagtcaaaagagcaattTTTGAGGTCATACATTGATGTtgaatgagaaggcctggcacACAACTGAtgaaagctgttcagtagggtaAGGGctttgcaggccactggagtttttctataccaaactcattaaagcatgtctttatggacctcacttcgTGCACATAGGCACAGTTATTCTGAAACAGGAAAAGACCTTCACCAAACTATTGCCACCAAGATGAAAGCATCTAATTTGTTTTATacttgtatatatataaactaacAACTAAACATACATGATCAAACAGTTCACGTAATAAATGCACTGAAATATGTTGCGATATCAGTGTTAAAgctatttaattatattaaaagcTTTAATGTTCAGTTAGAGTTCAGTGAGGTCATCATTAAAGTACAGCAACAGAGATGGTGTGAAGAGGTCGCGATCCAGGCGACACTGGTCGAATTCCTCATCCTCATCCGTTATGCCATTCTCACTCAGAGTCTTATTCATGTCTAGATTTAAACCATTGTGTTTCCAGGTGTAGCTGGATGCATGGGAGTTGTAGCGCAGGTATCGCTCCAAAATGTCACTCAGAGTCTCCTCAGCACAAACCTAACCAGAGGAGAAAATCAGAGAAATTTAGGTAAAATAGTACAACATGAATTCCTTTGTGTAGCCACAATAACTGCCCTAAATTCCTTTACAGATACTCATACTTTCTATATAAATAGAACACTGTGCATCCAATAAGGAGAGAGAGTAGGAATTTATGCCAGTGGTGCATTGCCAAGAGCCTTTTGAGAGGGAGGGGGTCGAGTACAGAAATAGGGTGGGTAACGAGTGGGGCATAAAAACAAGACAATATAAATTCTTATTCAAGCATTCGGACCATGCAGAATAAAACAGTACCAGATGAGGTATTTGGCAGAAGTGTATTTGGCCCCCCCATAGCAATGCTGTTGACCAGTGGACTGCGAGACTAAATGACAAGTCCAGACTTGGAGCACTTGAGCACCAAGGGGCACAACATCAGCAAGATTTCCCTTTGTTAGGGAGGAGAATTACATGCAGAAAGCAAAGGGAGGGTTAAATGAACTAGGTTGGGAAGAGGAGGGGACAAGTTGGAAGCGTCTAGAAAAAGATCAATTCTGCCCTCTTCAGCAGATAAAAGCACACTGCAAGATTCATGCTTCCATTTCTAACAAACAGAATGGTGGCGAATTAAAGGAGTTGAGCTGGGTAAAGTTTTGGCCACCAAGAGCAACTAGAACAACTTTATGTCTCTAAAACTGTACTTGATAGATGAATGGAACAACACCCATTGTCGACTGACATATGAAAGTATTTGAGTATGAAAGAACTTTGTAAACGttcatcatggtcaggtgtccacatacttttggctgtattgtATAAGTGTTTAGCTAGGTTGACGGCTGACTTCAAAAGTCATAGAAAATGATTAACATAATTTTCATATTCATCAAAACATTTGGTGTCCTAGGACTGGGATGTTGTCATTCTTAAAGAGACCACTCCCATTAgaataaatatattacaattgTATTGTTAGGAATGGTATTGATTTGCCTTTACAAAGTTAATTAAACTGGTAAAATTAGGTCATATAAACTGTTTGGTATGAAAACCAAAGCTCTAAAAGGGCAAGCTGACCCAAATCCATAGCATACGAGAGCCACCACACCCCCTTACTGTAGAGGTCAAGCATTCAAGTCTGTACAATTCTTTTGCTGTAGACTACATGTTTGTAGACCAACACCTTTGCTTTTTAACTAGACATGtataaacagcagccctgttaTAATATCCGTCTATCTGTAGATAAACACAGCCATTTATAGTGGATGTATTTGAAGTAATTGCAGCCCACTGGCTTTAATCAAGAGGCATTTAAAGTGTGATTTGTCAAAAAACAAGTTCTGAATTTGATGCCCTtaaaacaggggtgtcaaactcattttctccgagggccacatcagcattattgtggccctcaaagggccgattgtaacgtatcctgctgtgattgtagtctgttgtttttcttggaggctaaattctgcatttatattgtcctactttaccacaaacacggcctcataaccctagttttctcttcctgaagcacaaacttgttttcattttcattacattttctccttctgcttaattttcttacttatctttatttttggattatgtgtaaatatttcttaacatcatctactggcgggatgtgtcactttgcaggtcacaaaatcagcatgcattctGAGAgttgcagttaatgtaggattttacagtgtattttaagacaatcgttctgccctcactaatagtttatcccccttgctcagctagacagacagacagacagacagacagacagctctcttcagaatacagtcggttttatttgcttcccagctgtgtgatacactgtgtgcaccagaatgaagtaaaaatacaaacaataaaaacaataaaaaacttaatacagtaaaagcacacagctgtagtcaagtgttacatctggtacaatttTAGATTtgaccaaacgtaaaatagagggttagggttagcattttttgtaaagatactaattgctatggtaacagtaacaattgtatttaattacggtaaatttgtaactaaaacgctgtgatatactcacaaacaactgagaatataaacgttactacttacagacgatgctttggtaatatattacaagataattatttatatttattattattgtttacattcctacccgcgttcttttgccgtaaaagtcacatggcttctcagcgaaggtcaaagttagttgccatgactacgatgtcaacagttaaaggcttaaaggcgcaggtgtcccattaaattataagcgcgtctctgtaacgactcgaaccatcacaacaatcgtacagtcgtttaagctctcgcgggccacattaaatgacgtggcgggccggatctggcccacgggccgtgagtttgacacctctgCCTTAAATGGAGGCataataaaagtgaaaagtttACAGACTATTCAAGTTACATTATTCTGAATCATTTCACACTTTACATttgagcatttagcagacacttttatccgaaGCAACTTAAAGTTAAAACAAtttgagtaattgagggttaggagccttgctcaagggtcctaCAGTGGCAATTTAGCAAAGGTGGACTAAAATCAGCAACTTTCTAAtgaatagtccagtaccttaacctctaaactaccactgccctgaGCTGGTGTACTGGTAACAGATGAGGGTatcatgactgggtataaaTGTAGGATCCACCAAAATACGATGAGGAGGCATTTTTTTGCAAACACAGATCAttagaaccagtgaccttttgtaGTAAGTCAAGCTGGGCTTTACCTCTAGCCTCTGTTCCTGTGAGGTGAGTGTGTTGATGATGCGGATCCAGCGGGTCTTGGCTGACAGAAGGCCCACCTGATATTGGGCATCTTTCCACCATGGCTTTCCAAAATCATTCACCCAGTCAGTGCGAGGACATGCAGGGGGCACATGCACAAAACGTCCTCTGGGGGTGTAGTACTTTACACAGCCAGTTAATGGGTCAATATGGGTAACAATCTGTGAAAGCAAAGTTTGTACTTAAAAGAAATAACTTTGCATAAAAGTGAATTACAAAAAAGCTACAGATTAATGCATGTTACTGTCCATCCCATCTGTACCATATGACAAATTGCAGGAAAAAACGTGTTTTATTTCACATGTTGCCCTCACTATATTTACTGTATAGCTTCAGTGTTGGGAACTCGAATTAAACTATGCAAGGACAGCTATGATAAGATATTCTCTCATGTGTGCcttatctatatattttttttactgttatggTATAACAAAGCTTTAAATTTAAGTTATAAAATTTGGTCAAAAGTTTGTCGACACCTCTTCTTACTACTGCGTTTAGGTGTTTTAACCACAATCAGCTAACATGTTATTAAATCAtgcattaaatcattttaatattttttttcttttcatttcatATTCATCAACCgatttatcctgttcagggccATGGTCTGggtccaccaggaaacactgtgaGAAAGGCAGTaatacactggacagggcaCTAACCATCACAGGGATTTGGGGCCCTTGTAGACGCCTGGTCGGCTGTTAAGATTCAAAGCAAGGTAATGcttaatagactgctgcaccacccgagcaccttatttaaaatttttatcatATCATTTGTATGCTTTCAATtttgtcataatgttttggggaaggcccttccctGTTTCAGCAGTCCAAAATCAATGCCCTATTAATGCCTAAATAAGGATTTTAAAATAGGACCACCAGCTCATGGTCACACACTCTCATTCTTTGCTATATGGTGTAGTTCATTCTTTACATTTTTgagttagtgttttttttttttttttttgtgggaaATTTGTCGAAAGCTTGCTACAGATGCAATGATTATAGACTATGTTAAAATGTTGGAGCATTTCTTtaatcaatgttttattatttatttattaggcttttaacatcatgttttacacactttggttacattcatgacaggaacaggtaattactggttacacaagatttatcagttcaagttttaatgtcaaacacagtcacagacaattttgtatctccaattcacctcacttgcaactgagctcccggaggaagcccacagggacaacatgcaaactccacacagaaaggaccctgacttcaccacctggggattgaatccaggaccgtcttgctctgacacgacagtgctacccactgagccactgtgctgtgtTTTAACGAAATTAtattggtttgtttcttatgttgCATATAGATATATTATAGCTTAAGTTGTTAGGAGCTTACATCTTTTGTTTTTGGGTCAAACCAGTGACTAATATCCTTCCCAGCACATTCAATTATTGGTTTCAAAAGAACATCACCTGTAAGAAAAACACAAGTTAAAGTAAGTGAAATATGGGTCAATAAAAAAATTTGTGTAAAAGCTTAAAATTGGTTTCAAACTGCCATTTTTCTGTATTGCTTATCAACTGTATAAATCATACTGTGACAAGGCAGAGCCAGCCTTACCACGGAGGCATCAGCCCTGCTTCTGTGAAGATGAAAGAAATGAAACCAGTTGCAGGAATGatcttaaccaaggtagaacaatacagTGGATATGGAGCCACAACTGAAAAGGTTATCTGAACAGATTAATGTTTGACAAAAAAGACAAAGTATGACTCAATGTCTGCTGCCAGTTGTTAAGTATCAATATTGTAGCCATCTAGTTAAAATTATGCATTTAAGTGCTTTGTTCCTCTGTGTAACAGCAAAAAAAGACCTAGACCAGCCCACTCAATCACTTTCtgaaccgcttatccaattattggggggggggggggggggggggggggggggtggagcctatcccagcttttaaatgggcgcaaggcacacagtaacaccctggacggtgcgccaatccatcacagggcagacacacatacacacatacacattcagtgtctccaattaacctgactgtatgtttttggactgtggaaggaaaccggagctcccggaggaaacctacacagacacggagagaacatgcaaactccgcacagaaaggacccggaccgccccgcctgtggatcgaacccgggacctttttgctgtgaggagatAGTGCtaaccaccgagccaccccacCTAGACCAGCTGCACCCTAATAATGTTTTAGTTACTAGGAAAGGAATGCACCCATACAAACTGCTAAAAAGATTCAGGACCACCTTCTTTCCCAAAGTTTTTTGATCATACAATAAATTACAGCAATATTTTCTACCAAACTTGGTTCACCATGTTTTTATAGTAAAACTATTGCTACAAAGTTGAAGgcatactatttattttatatataactgAAATGATACACCTGTTGGCACTAAGTGTGGCCAAAAAACACTTGAAATTGATAACTAGGGGCTGTACACAAAcgtttgaccatacagtgtatagaTAATACAAACTGTAACTGTCTCAGTAATTTAAAAAGCAACGTACCTTTGTATTTTTCTACCACAGGTGTGAGGTTGTAAACTCTGCCCAGATATGATACCCACAGGTCTCCTATTGTGTTGTGCATGGATACTTCATTCGGTGTAAAATATATTTTGCCGcgcattttaattaaatttgggAAACTAAAAGACAACTAAAACACGTTGAAAATAATATCAAAATATTTTATCGCTAggctaaatataaattaaaattcCACAAGCGACTCTGCTAGCTTAGCGCTGACGAACTGTAAACAATCCGGTTACTGTGGCGACATGAAAACAAACGCACTTGAAGCTGGTGATGCCTGAGCAGCGACTTTTCTTCTGCTTCTTCACAGTGGGACATGATGGTTCATCCTGCCAACGGTTGGTGGGATCCTGCGTtattttacaccgatcagccataacattaaaaccacctccttgtttctacactcactgtccattttatcagctccacttactatataggagctctttgtagttctacaactactgactgtagtctatctgtttctctacatacttttttagcctgctttcaccctgttcttcaatggtcaggaccctcacaggaccaccacagagtaggtattatttaggtggtggatcattctcagcactgcagtgacactgacatggtggtggtgtgttagtgtgtgttgtgctggtatgagtggatcagacacagcagtgctgctggagtttttaaataccgtgtcaactcatgtaaagtcagagacgatcacacatctattgctgctgtttgagttggttatcttctagaccttcatcagcggtcacaggacgctgcccatggggtgctgttggctggatatttttgattggtggactattctcagtccatcagtgacagtgaggtgttcaaaaactccatcagcactgctgtgtctgatccactcataccagcacaacacacactgacgcACCACcattatgtcagtgtcactgcagtgctgagaataatccaccacccaaataatacctgctctgtggtggtcctgtgggggttctgaccattgaagaacagcatgaaagggggctaacaaagcatgcagagaaacagatggactacagtcagtaatcgtagaactacaaagtgcttctatatggtaagtggagctgataaaatggacagtgagtgtagaaacaaggaggtggtttcaatgttatggttGCTCGGTGTATATTGATGGCACAGAGTAAATACTTGGTCTTTCAAACACAGAAGTAACATCAACACGGACATGTGTACGGTAGTGTAACACGTGCTGCAGTGTTACTAGGGTTTTACTGTATGGAACAAACTAAATCTAGAAAACTAAATCTGATACCAACAATGTGAAAATTTTAAGCTTGATAATCGTTCGAGCCCTAGTCTTTAACATTTCCAGCTTCCCTGCTGGTACAGCTTGTCAGTGTAAAGGTAAGTGACTGTGCTTATGCTCCTGTAGTCCTTTATTAGAGAAGGTTCCTCACCACAGGACACACACTGTTGGCTACTGCCTAAAAAACCACACAACCATGTATCCAACATACTGGTGCCTCTGCTGTGCAAAATAATACACCACCcccaaaaaaaaatctgtcacTGGTGGTCCTATAGTGTCATAACATGTGAAACATTGCagaatgtttgttttttgtttttttaacatcatgttttatactttggttacacCTATGACAGTaacggtggttactcattacacaaggttcatcagtttacaaggttatatcgaacacagtcatggacaatttagcttctccaattcacctcacttgcatgtctttggactgtgggaggaaaccggagcccccggaggaaacccacgcagacactgggaaaacatgcaaactccacacagaaaggacccggactgccctacctggggatcgaaccatggaccttcttgctgtgaggtgacagtgctacccactgagccaccgtgtcatgTTTTAACAAAATTATATTGGTTTGTTCTTTATGTTGCATTTAGATATATTATAGCTTAAACAATAAAGAAAGGTTTGTGATAAAGCTTATTGACTCCTGAACACAATTAAGAATTGGGTGTTTTAACATTAACAATGAACCAAAACTGGTTTTGAAATGGCTAATGTGAATGGCGATGCTGGATTTTAAAAAGACACCCCAAAGTACATTACTGAGAGGtttgttccttttttatttatttatttaattattttacatattttactgTTTGGGGTTTTAGATGGTAAGGTTCTCAGAAGCTGATTGCCAACAGGAATTATATTAAGTGTAGACGGTAAGATATAATTATTAGATTTAATCGAATTTCTCAGTGAACTCATGGTGCCggtcaaataattaaaaactagTCAAGCGTTGTAGTTTGGAAATGCGCATGCGCAGATATCTTAATCGCTGCAAGCCAAGAATGTAGCGTTGTGTTGACCAGAATGTGGAAAAACCGCACAAGttttgaacatgtttatttagcacaggatgcgttagagtcgatttttttgaaaaccccgttcatttttcctataggaaatctgagttagacccaggtctccaaatatgggcataacgaggactacagaatgacgcacgacttcagtggtcaaTTCAACACGTTTCCATGTGGTGTTTTGAGTACTGAGGCATATCGAGTGTTTTACTGTCAAACTTAACTGTGAAGGTGAGAACAAGAAACCAGGTGGTGCTGAACGTGTTTTTACTTACACCTGTAAAGAACCGACTGTCTGCCATctatcagctccagttgaattatgggatagattatcgaaCTGTAGTGTGCACACTCAAAAAGGTCATTTTCGCatactgtttaataaatactaTTTATACGGACACACTACTCGCTCTCGAGTACTGTTTAGtgtggaagtatgcgatttccgACGCGGCTATTGTCTCTACTTTCTTATGAAACGAGAGAAACGTTCTGAATGTAGCTGAGAAAAAGTACAACTAAAGTAtagataatatcgatatttggatcgatccgtcCACCCCCAGTAATAGGGTTAGAACAGCCATGTGAAGGTGTCAATACTTAGCCTAGCCAACTAGTTCACAGCTGAGATACTAACTGAAACCTAAACAACTTATACACCATAACTATTACTACTATGAAAGTTATACAGTAAAGACTTGTGCAGTACACTGACTATATGAAagacattacagctgtgagttaTTATCCAAG is a genomic window of Trichomycterus rosablanca isolate fTriRos1 chromosome 4, fTriRos1.hap1, whole genome shotgun sequence containing:
- the LOC134312339 gene encoding cytochrome b5 domain-containing protein 1, whose protein sequence is MRGKIYFTPNEVSMHNTIGDLWVSYLGRVYNLTPVVEKYKGDVLLKPIIECAGKDISHWFDPKTKDIVTHIDPLTGCVKYYTPRGRFVHVPPACPRTDWVNDFGKPWWKDAQYQVGLLSAKTRWIRIINTLTSQEQRLEVCAEETLSDILERYLRYNSHASSYTWKHNGLNLDMNKTLSENGITDEDEEFDQCRLDRDLFTPSLLLYFNDDLTEL